From a single Shewanella donghaensis genomic region:
- a CDS encoding CRTAC1 family protein → MPFIHVKDVVSSRLSNHQTVKKALYPMMLTTVFVAISGCHSVTQDERKTANNAHDVIQQHSTALVYNNQPMFTAAHRDIKLETVSRRKWDNAVVADFDNDGFQDLLLTDHGFSVKLYWNNKGKYGKGYDLIVGDMHGIGVADYNNDGKVDVLISRGGGSGSNARNAKLYHFDGRNIIEGNEFEPPLQNLRGRTSKFFDANNNGDLDLLLMGFPQRNAGSQTANFVYKNDGKGNISGAVDLPQTFMDGQKVLITDFNNDNIDDLLIYGNASVIALQGNGDLSFTDVTDTVLGKKYKHVTGIAEIDFDNDGDFDLYLTTATPLEAGDTFFDKPTSSFGFYTKRGSFQFDDLVLGEVFDLQNYQAPYPHQNIYIGEGAYQYQTEGELHSGQNVKLVSSNALGWPDKLPNKGLYVGYIGNDTWRIAGNTFSPTTGVIKDVQKLATNKYQAEFTNKAEPVDILLENQNGKFVDASAPSNIKLEQHNSSIAVADFNNSGYQDLFIVQQGNLARSTVQAIWLNQGNGSFELAKHHGVVSNEIGALGAGANALDYNNDGAMDLVYANERGLWHLFKNNGLKGTNTSSNGNYIVVSIDNSPSGRATAQGALVKLTACGQSQYRRVGASGAAYTQSFNKQVHFGLGNCKAIETVYVRWSNNEVYSIENAKVNSINQMVFDKKYINNKE, encoded by the coding sequence ATGCCTTTTATTCATGTAAAAGACGTTGTTTCGTCACGTCTATCAAATCATCAAACGGTAAAGAAAGCCTTATATCCTATGATGCTAACGACGGTTTTTGTCGCTATATCTGGTTGCCATAGTGTAACTCAGGATGAACGCAAAACAGCCAATAACGCTCATGATGTTATTCAACAGCATTCAACAGCATTGGTGTATAACAACCAACCAATGTTCACTGCAGCGCACCGTGATATTAAGCTTGAAACGGTCAGTCGTCGTAAGTGGGATAATGCCGTTGTTGCAGATTTTGATAATGATGGTTTTCAGGACTTACTACTAACGGACCATGGTTTTTCAGTAAAGCTTTATTGGAATAACAAAGGTAAATACGGTAAAGGTTATGATCTTATTGTGGGTGATATGCATGGCATTGGCGTTGCTGATTACAATAATGATGGCAAGGTTGATGTTTTAATTTCTCGTGGCGGCGGTTCGGGTTCAAATGCCCGCAACGCCAAACTTTACCATTTTGATGGTCGTAACATCATTGAAGGTAATGAGTTCGAACCGCCACTGCAAAACTTACGTGGCAGAACCAGTAAATTTTTTGATGCAAATAATAATGGTGACTTAGATCTGCTGTTAATGGGATTTCCTCAACGAAATGCTGGCAGCCAAACGGCTAACTTTGTCTATAAAAATGATGGAAAGGGCAACATCAGTGGTGCTGTCGATTTACCGCAAACCTTCATGGATGGTCAAAAGGTATTAATCACTGACTTTAATAATGACAATATTGATGACTTATTGATTTACGGCAATGCTAGCGTTATTGCGCTGCAAGGCAATGGCGATTTGAGCTTCACTGATGTCACCGATACCGTTTTAGGTAAAAAATATAAACACGTAACGGGAATAGCCGAGATTGATTTTGACAATGATGGTGACTTTGATTTGTACCTCACCACAGCAACGCCACTGGAAGCGGGTGATACTTTCTTCGATAAACCGACGTCAAGCTTTGGCTTTTACACCAAACGTGGTTCGTTTCAGTTTGATGATTTAGTCCTAGGTGAAGTGTTTGATTTACAGAACTATCAAGCGCCATATCCGCATCAAAATATCTATATCGGTGAGGGCGCTTATCAGTATCAAACTGAAGGGGAGCTTCATAGTGGTCAGAATGTAAAGTTGGTCAGCAGTAATGCACTGGGGTGGCCTGATAAGTTACCGAATAAAGGTTTATACGTCGGCTATATTGGCAACGATACGTGGCGAATTGCGGGTAATACTTTTTCACCCACTACGGGGGTGATAAAAGATGTACAAAAACTGGCGACCAACAAGTACCAAGCGGAATTTACTAATAAAGCTGAGCCAGTCGATATATTACTTGAAAACCAAAACGGAAAATTTGTCGACGCATCCGCTCCATCAAACATAAAGCTTGAACAGCACAATAGCAGTATTGCAGTGGCTGACTTTAATAACAGTGGCTATCAAGATTTATTCATTGTTCAACAAGGGAATTTAGCTAGATCAACAGTACAAGCTATTTGGCTCAATCAGGGCAATGGCAGCTTTGAGTTAGCCAAACACCATGGGGTTGTATCCAATGAAATCGGAGCCTTAGGCGCTGGCGCGAATGCATTGGATTATAACAATGATGGTGCAATGGATTTAGTCTATGCCAATGAACGGGGTTTATGGCACTTGTTTAAAAACAACGGATTAAAGGGCACTAATACCAGTAGTAACGGGAATTACATCGTAGTAAGCATTGATAACTCACCATCGGGTAGAGCAACAGCACAAGGGGCTTTAGTCAAACTCACTGCTTGTGGCCAAAGCCAATATCGCCGCGTAGGTGCATCTGGGGCGGCTTATACTCAATCATTT
- a CDS encoding sulfatase-like hydrolase/transferase — protein sequence MKTNNKTRLHRKLFGALTSIALISTASILPAQNVMAAEAKQPNILLILADDLGYNDVGFNGSTDITTPNLDELANNGTSFSEAYVAHPFCGPSRAALMTGRYPHKIGSQFNLPTKGSDVGVPIDEQFISKLLQNNGYRTGAVGKWHLGEAPEFHPNKRGFDEFYGFTGGGHNYFPEQFKKQYENQVKQGHSSINHYILPLEHNGKDVDENEYITDALSREAVNFVNDSATDDKPFFLYVAYNAPHVPLEAKAEDMAKFPNIKDEKRKTYAGMVYAVDRGVGDIVAALEKTQQLDNTLIVFLSDNGGKLGKGASNYPLKEGKGSVYEGGFRSPMLFHWPEKVASGQRFEHPVLALDLYPTFAALAGVEIPTGKRLDGKDIWSAFSANENPHQDELFYVLRHRKGFSDAAVRRNEWKAVKHGNKPWQLFNVETDLNETKDLSSANRPLLNDMIREMEKWSWDNKQPLWFHEQFEGAEWRLKGMPRFDQTFKTTK from the coding sequence ATGAAAACAAATAATAAAACCCGATTACACCGCAAGCTATTTGGTGCACTGACATCAATAGCGCTGATCAGTACAGCGAGTATATTACCTGCACAAAATGTTATGGCCGCAGAGGCAAAGCAACCCAATATATTACTGATCCTGGCTGACGATTTAGGTTATAACGATGTGGGCTTTAACGGTTCAACTGATATCACTACGCCAAACTTAGATGAACTAGCCAACAACGGAACCTCTTTTTCTGAAGCGTACGTGGCACATCCATTTTGTGGCCCTAGCCGTGCCGCACTCATGACCGGCCGTTATCCCCATAAAATCGGCTCTCAGTTTAACTTACCGACAAAAGGTTCTGACGTAGGAGTACCAATTGATGAGCAGTTTATCAGTAAGTTATTACAAAATAATGGATACAGAACTGGCGCAGTCGGTAAGTGGCATTTAGGCGAAGCACCTGAGTTTCATCCTAATAAACGCGGCTTTGATGAGTTTTATGGTTTTACAGGTGGCGGGCATAATTACTTTCCTGAGCAGTTTAAAAAGCAATATGAAAACCAAGTAAAGCAAGGCCATTCCAGCATTAATCACTACATTTTGCCCCTTGAACATAACGGCAAAGACGTTGATGAAAACGAATATATTACCGACGCGCTGTCTCGTGAAGCAGTTAACTTTGTCAATGATTCAGCTACTGATGACAAGCCATTCTTCCTTTATGTCGCCTACAACGCGCCACATGTGCCATTAGAAGCAAAAGCAGAAGACATGGCTAAATTCCCAAACATTAAAGATGAAAAACGTAAAACTTATGCGGGTATGGTCTATGCGGTAGACCGTGGTGTCGGTGACATCGTTGCAGCATTAGAAAAAACACAGCAACTGGATAACACGCTTATTGTATTTCTTAGTGATAACGGCGGTAAGTTAGGTAAAGGCGCAAGCAACTATCCATTAAAAGAGGGTAAAGGCAGTGTTTATGAAGGTGGATTTAGATCGCCAATGTTATTTCATTGGCCTGAGAAAGTCGCTTCAGGACAACGTTTCGAGCACCCCGTTTTAGCGCTGGATTTATATCCAACATTTGCCGCACTTGCAGGTGTAGAGATTCCAACAGGCAAACGTCTTGATGGTAAGGATATTTGGTCTGCGTTTAGTGCTAATGAAAACCCACATCAGGATGAATTATTTTATGTACTTCGTCACCGTAAAGGCTTTAGTGATGCAGCTGTTCGCCGTAATGAATGGAAAGCCGTTAAGCATGGCAATAAGCCTTGGCAACTTTTTAATGTTGAAACTGACTTAAACGAAACCAAAGATTTAAGTAGTGCCAATCGTCCATTATTAAACGACATGATCCGTGAAATGGAAAAATGGAGTTGGGATAACAAGCAACCTTTATGGTTCCATGAGCAATTTGAAGGTGCTGAGTGGCGATTAAAGGGCATGCCGCGGTTTGACCAAACATTTAAAACAACAAAGTAA